The Pungitius pungitius chromosome 8, fPunPun2.1, whole genome shotgun sequence genome has a window encoding:
- the dhrs3b gene encoding short-chain dehydrogenase/reductase 3b — protein sequence MDLRSACRMCLFPLQMFYYVLRAGLFSLLPSRRKDLTGEVVLITGGGRGIGRHLAKEFAKQGARKVILWGRTEKCLQETAEEICLSGTECHYFICDVANREEVYKQAKVVREKVGDVSILVNNAAVVHGKTLMDSDDDALLKSQHINTLGQFWTSKAFLPRMLELRHGHVVCINSILSQSPIPGAIDYCTSKASSLAFMESLTLGMLDCPGVGCTTVLPFHTSTEMFQGLRVRFPQLFPPLKPEVVAQRTVDAVRADKAFLYLPWTMHALVILKSFMPQVALEEIHRFSGSYTCMNTFKGRT from the exons ATGGATCTGAGGAGCGCGTGTCGGATGTGCCTCTTCCCGCTCCAGATGTTCTACTATGTGCTCCGAGCCGGTTTGTTTTCGCTGCTGCCCAGCAGAAGGAAGGACCTGACCGGGGAGGTGGTACTGATCACCGGCGGGGGACGAGGCATCGGACGTCACCTGGCCAAAGAGTTCGCCAAGCAGGGGGCCAGAAAG GTGATCCTATGGGGCCGAACAGAAAAGTGCCTCCAAGAAACAGCAGAAGAGATCTGTCTCTCGGGGACAGAGTGCCATTACTTCATCTGTGACGTGGCCAATCGGGAGGAAGTATACAAGCAGGCCAAGGTTGTTCGAGAAAAG GTGGGAGACGTCTCCATATTGGTGAACAACGCCGCCGTCGTCCACGGAAAAACTCTAATGGACAGCGACGACGACGCCCTCCTGAAGTCCCAGCACATCAACACCTTGGGGCAGTTCTGG accaGTAAAGCCTTCCTGCCTCGGATGCTGGAGCTGCGGCACGGCCACGTGGTGTGCATCAACTCCATCCTGTCCCAGTCGCCCATCCCGGGGGCCATAGACTACTGCACCTCCAAGGCCTCGTCGCTGGCCTTCATGGAGAGCCTGACGCTGGGGATGCTGGACTGCCCCGGCGTCGGCTGCACCACCGTCCTTCCCTTCCACACCAGCACGGAGATGTTCCAGGGCTTGAGAGTCAG GTTCCCACAGCTATTTCCACCCCTCAAACCGGAGGTAGTTGCTCAGAGGACCGTTGATGCAGTCAGAGCTGACAAGGCCTTCCTCTACCTGCCCTGGACTATGCATGCccttgtcattttaaaaag cttcATGCCACAAGTTGCACTTGAAGAAATCCACAGGTTTTCTGGGAGTTACACCTGCATGAACACATTCAAAGGGAGGACATGA
- the aadacl4 gene encoding arylacetamide deacetylase-like 4 gives MDIATAILIIGFAALVAAFLLLVIGLVYSELMNSDIPRGVANSGKLHMVHGLFVGLAIAGRILHRLGICHQVNFIRWFVACFLTRLRPVPAGLRVKDLKFSEVPVRLYQPTAVCGGLRRGLVYFHGGGWVLGSIDSVDEVCRHIAKESETTVVSVGYRLAPEHRYPAQLDDCEAALCHFLSVAEAEFGVDANRVAVGGDSTGANMAAALCQRLARTQVGRLPFPRAQVLVYPTLQMADFNLPSYQQNHAVPVLFRGRVAFYFLQYLNGDVSLCQDLLEGIHVPTELKPSYKEWLSPSNLPPECVARGFTERPAAEYDGEVYHAVKAGLEHEVSPLLADDAVIQKTPPTFILTCEYDVLRDDGILYRKRLLDLKKDVTWRHVADGFHGMMNFFNHSWLTFPSAAYVVDSVVDYMRTL, from the exons ATGGACATCGCAACAGCAATTTTAATAATTGGCTTCGCTGCTCTCGTTGCAGCCTTCCTCCTTCTGGTAATTGGACTTGTGTACTCGGAGCTGATGAATTCAGACATTCCTCGTGGGGTTGCAAATAGTGGGAAACTGCACATGGTCCACGGCCTGTTTGTTGGCTTAGCAATTGCG GGCCGGATACTTCATCGCCTGGGTATTTGTCATCAGGTCAACTTCATCCGGTGGTTTGTGGCCTGTTTTCTGACTCGCCTGCGTCCGGTTCCAGCCGGCCTGCGAGTGAAGGACCTGAAGTTCTCCGAGGTCCCAGTGCGACTCTACCAACCCACCGCTGTGTGTGGCGGCTTGCGGAGAGGTCTGGTGTATTTCCATGGAGGAGGATGGGTGTTGGGCAGTATAG ATTCGGTTGATGAAGTCTGTCGGCACATCGCCAAGGAGTCCGAAACCACCGTGGTCTCTGTTGG GTACCGATTAGCCCCTGAGCACAGGTACCCGGCCCAGCTCGACGACTGTGAGGCAGCgctgtgtcacttcctgtccgtgGCTGAGGCCGAGTTCGGCGTGGACGCTAACAGAGTGGCGGTCGGAGGGGACAGCACTGGCGCCAACATGGCAGCAGCGCTGTGCCAAAGGCTGGCGAGGACACAGGTCGGACGTCTGCCGTTCCCTCGCGCTCAGGTCCTCGTCTACCCGACCCTGCAGATGGCGGACTTCAACCTGCCCTCGTACCAGCAAAATCACGCTGTGCCCGTATTGTTCCGTGGCCGCGTGGCGTTCTACTTCCTGCAATACCTCAATGGCGACGTGTCTTTGTGCCAGGACTTGTTGGAAGGAATCCATGTTCCCACTGAGCTCAAGCCGAGCTATAAGGAGTGGCTCTCCCCTTCCAACCTCCCACCCGAATGTGTCGCGCGGGGCTTCACCGAGCGTCCAGCCGCGGAATACGACGGCGAGGTGTATCACGCAGTCAAAGCAGGTTTGGAACACGAGGTCTCCCCGCTACTGGCGGACGATGCCGTCATTCAGAAAACACCTCCCACCTTCATCCTCACCTGCGAGTATGACGTTCTGAGGGACGACGGGATTCTCTACAGGAAGCGGCTGCTGGATTTGAAAAAGGACGTCACCTGGCGACATGTGGCGGACGGTTTTCACGGCATGATGAACTTTTTCAACCACAGCTGGCTCACGTTTCCCTCCGCGGCGTACGTGGTGGATAGTGTTGTTGACTACATGAGAACACTGTGA
- the cfap107 gene encoding LOW QUALITY PROTEIN: cilia- and flagella-associated protein 107 (The sequence of the model RefSeq protein was modified relative to this genomic sequence to represent the inferred CDS: deleted 1 base in 1 codon), with translation MIKILRLPSLAVFAVSIATELFSFPSTQVSTNQTGTAKDKWAQPGWRIEQKYSNKVLSGTWAEERRQFTRKPQTADCTSRVDHRPHWDFQPDVSERRSGRLRAEGLPSKLLFAHDRSPPSHYLVTHYGESYQRKRTNNRPWHPDSLTWQLERSERPISGKPVSGPPRSTKSLRLEKQQPIPSRTGRAQVGTPRGTHLSALEGSPATSTKPNHNNKDLDLRSQIIAGVHFPNHNKVAYELPRMLLGDFSVILVLLYSSSWVLST, from the exons ATGATCAA GATACTCAGGTTGCCTTCCCTTGCAGTGTTTGCTGTATCCATAGCAACAGAGctcttctcctttccctccacacag GTAAGCACGAACCAAACAGGGACAGCAAAGGATAAATGGGCCCAACCCGGTTGGAGGATAGAGCAGAAATATTCAAACAAAGTGCTGTCAGGCACCTGGGCAGAAGAAAGACGTCAG TTCACTCGGAAGCCACAGACAGCAGACTGCACCAGTCGCGTAGACCACCGG CCCCACTGGGACTTCCAGCCGGACGTCTCTGAGAGGAGATCTGGCCGGCTGAGAGCTGAG GGGCTTCCATCCAAGCTGCTTTTCGCCCACGATCGCTCACCACCCTCTCATTACTTGGTCACGCACTACGGAGAGAGCTACCAGCGAAAGCGCACCAACAACCGACCCTGGCATCCAGACAGCTTGACATGGCAGCTTGAGAGGTCCGAACGGCCAATTTCTGGTA AGCCCGTCTCTGGCCCGCCGCGGTCCACAAAGAGTTTGCGTTTGGAAAAGCAGCAGCCAATCCCTTCCAGGACAGGCCGTGCACAGGTCGGCACACCACGAGGCACCCACCTGAGCGCCCTGGAGGGCTCTCCAGCCACCTCCACGAAGCCGAACCACAACAACAAGGACCTGGATCTGAGGTCCCAGATCATTGCTGGAGTCCACTTCCCCAATCACAACAAGGTGGCTTATGAATTGCCTCGCATGCTGCTGGGTGATTTCTCTGTCATTCTGGTCCTGTTGTACAGTTCCTCTTGGGTATTATCTACATGA
- the klhdc7a gene encoding kelch domain-containing protein 7A, with protein sequence MPFAALSGVHFDMQLLLKLSLSVAGVLLVSWAYRFFSSREAENVQLCVKDDKEPDRPTFQNCKATLRGQSSTKHAADDEGGQPGPSDTDPATDSRTSDDAKDAAAEARPRRAEKKEEAFSASHATRDVGMKGEKLRRQEPAQVATSNISFGSALNFPHPTESGMVSATGRRSPCFFQKLEGSVGVGRELRQDLERQGAYSSFLSKAEIKVEDANVVREGTGDQIVRGKIYDYYVESSSHSITDSNAALGQYERSSESESAELGSRGGGLKESPCSLSAIIMRDLLLPQSTVEDLSLPGSLKLRPPARPVLLRKESYLSAAEQSELSIPSLNTKVSTPKTHSGAPTSNESISHSTGSKRFNVNEEEDVETMAAYLLPPAKALDGSDMESLKSKLHLGNCLETLCLAKTHGWTSVQKAALGVMSDNYLQVLRDPNLYGRLMAGEREQIQKQRMRGRRFVMAADMDPQDWVGNAGGRPREAEQRRTSSAVYYYDDHKDAWHTLCPIPQEVISKACAMCTMDNYLFVAVGCQGADREMTPSKRVFCFNPLTSIWKEISPMNEARPRCKLAALDGYVYAIGGECLSSVERYDPRLDRWTFVAPLPNDTFAVAHHVTASSGELFVSGGTLRYMLLRYSPKTDSWRPSLLVGSKDRTADMVAAGRFLYRFDVNPLLGVSVYRYHTVARLWYECSTKRLERCPAFQCVMSDGTIYCVSRQFTMGFDADEISPGFKDGKMSVLSAAKGVLFPFVLSLPDKQPRQTSV encoded by the coding sequence ATGCCATTTGCGGCGCTTTCGGGAGTCCACTTCGACATGCAGCTGCTGTTGAAACTGAGTCTCTCTGTGGCCGGGGTGCTGCTGGTTTCGTGGGCATACAGGTTCTTCAGCTCCAGGGAAGCAGAAAACGTTCAGCTCTGCGTCAAAGACGACAAAGAGCCGGACAGACCAACCTTCCAAAACTGCAAGGCAACACTCAGAGGCCAAAGCTCAACAAAGCATGCCGCCGATGATGAGGGCGGGCAACCCGGACCCTCGGACACAGACCCGGCAACTGACAGCCGGACGTCTGACGACGCCAAGGACGCGGCAGCGGAGGCTCGTCCACGCCGAGCCGAAAAGAAAGAGGAGGCATTTAGTGCGTCTCATGCAACCCGGGATGTCGGCATGAAAGGAGAGAAACTCCGTCGTCAGGAGCCGGCACAGGTCGCCACCAGTAATATTTCATTTGGATCCGCTTTGAACTTTCCTCATCCAACTGAGAGTGGGATGGTCAGTGCAACGGGGCGCCGCTCCCCTTGCTTTTTTCAGAAGCTGGAGGGCAGTGTGGGTGTGGGCAGGGAGTTACGGCAGGATTTAGAGCGCCAGGGGGCCTACTCCAGCTTCCTCTCCAAGGCAGAGATCAAGGTGGAGGATGCGAACGTTGTGCGGGAGGGAACGGGAGACCAGATTGTGCGCGGGAAAATATACGATTACTACGTTGAGTCGTCCTCTCACTCAATAACAGACTCGAACGCCGCTCTGGGCCAGTATGAGAGGAGCTCCGAGTCAGAGTCTGCGGAGCTTGGAAGTCGAGGCGGCGGCCTCAAAGAATCCCCCTGCTCGCTGAGCGCCATCATCATGCGTGATCTGCTTTTACCACAAAGCACTGTTGAAGATCTTTCTTTACCGGGAAGCCTAAAACTGAGGCCACCCGCGAGGCCGGTACTCCTACGCAAAGAGAGCTATCTGTCTGCTGCAGAGCAGTCTGAGCTCTCCATCCCCTCTCTAAATACGAAAGTCTCAACTCCAAAGACTCACTCTGGGGCACCAACCAGCAATGAGTCCATCTCTCACTCAACCGGCAGTAAACGCTTTAATGTGAACGAGGAGGAAGATGTGGAGACTATGGCAGCATATTTACTGCCTCCAGCAAAAGCTCTCGATGGCTCAGATATGGAAAGCTTGAAGAGTAAACTGCATCTGGGTAATTGTTTAGAGACGCTGTGTCTGGCCAAGACACATGGCTGGACCTCTGTGCAAAAAGCTGCCCTGGGAGTCATGTCTGACAACTACCTCCAGGTGCTCAGGGACCCCAACCTTTATGGACGGCTAATGGCTGGCGAGAGGGAGCAAATCCAGAAGCAGAGGATGAGAGGTAGAAGGTTTGTCATGGCGGCCGACATGGACCCTCAGGACTGGGTGGGGAACGCAGGCGGGCGCCCGCGGGAGGCGGAGCAGAGGAGGACGTCCAGTGCGGTGTACTACTATGATGACCACAAGGACGCCTGGCATACACTTTGCCCGATCCCGCAGGAGGTCATCTCCAAAGCCTGTGCCATGTGCACAATGGATAACTACTTGTTTGTGGCAGTGGGCTGCCAAGGCGCAGACAGAGAAATGACACCCTCAAAGCGAGTGTTTTGCTTTAATCCACTGACATCAATTTGGAAGGAGATCAGCCCCATGAATGAAGCCAGGCCCCGCTGCAAACTGGCCGCGCTGGACGGCTACGTCTACGCCATCGGCGGGGAGTGCCTGTCCTCCGTGGAGCGCTACGACCCGCGATTGGACAGATGGACGTTCGTGGCTCCGCTGCCCAACGACACGTTCGCCGTGGCGCATCACGTCACGGCGAGCAGCGGAGAGCTTTTCGTCTCCGGGGGAACTCTTAGATACATGCTGCTGCGCTACAGCCCCAAGACCGACAGCTGGAGGCCCAGCCTGTTGGTGGGCAGCAAGGACAGAACTGCAGACATGGTGGCCGCCGGGAGGTTTCTGTATCGGTTTGACGTCAACCCTCTGCTGGGAGTCAGCGTGTACCGCTACCACACGGTGGCGCGCCTGTGGTACGAGTGCAGCACCAAGAGGCTCGAGCGCTGCCCCGCCTTCCAGTGCGTCATGTCCGACGGCACGATATATTGCGTCAGCCGGCAGTTCACCATGGGGTTCGACGCCGACGAGATCTCGCCGGGTTTCAAAGACGGGAAGATGAGTGTCCTCTCCGCAGCAAAGGGCGTACTTTTCCCTTTCGTTCTGTCACTCCCTGACAAACAGCCTCGACAGACGAGCGTGTGA